Proteins from a genomic interval of Plasmodium reichenowi strain SY57 chromosome 13, whole genome shotgun sequence:
- a CDS encoding apurinic/apyrimidinic endonuclease Apn1, putative gives MFFSFYHSSFSSLSSFYFSFFSLLLYMLVLLQISPKNPYEAGTLSIRVIRKNTFNHSYNNIKNIHYYIHCRYPNIFNNYRNYYMNNFYKNNLSSPFKNKNNYMHIFFKILEGDKKKKEHPFFKYLFHMNMFEKIGDKKNTVISKITETCQYGDIRKYMNVKKESLEEGEKYKSGEECNNKHVEHNNMKDEKIHFKDGTFIKSKEEEIENEKGGGVCLKKEIKKNVLEINNNTYNDTKYLSNPKGVTNKSIEKKKENKSKQSKKEVEKKKNNNKIKSEQSPNDTKNIPPIPKNTEDRWNDYNKIKEYAKISNVYLGAHISASGGVQNAPINSFNISGLAFALFLKNQRKWESAALTNDNIKQFEENCKKYNFDKNFILPHGSYLINLANPDKEKRDKSYLSFLDDIKRCEQLNIKLYNFHPGSTVGQCTVEEGIKNVADCINKVHKETNNVIIVLENSAGQKNSVGSKFEHLRDIINLVHDKERIGVCLDTCHTFAAGYNIKTFENFDNVMKQFDDIVNVKYLKAVHLNDSKSDIGSGLDRHENIGKGKLTMDTFKYIMKSKYFKNIPIILETPDITNDESIYKYEIQNLYKLYFEK, from the coding sequence atgtttttttccttttatcACTCCTCATTTTCATCTTTGTCATCTTTCTacttttcctttttttcattaCTTTTGTATATGCTCGTACTTCTCCAAATATCGCCAAAGAATCCTTATGAAGCTGGTACCTTATCAATCCGAGTTATAAGAAAGAACACATTTAATCACtcttataataatataaaaaatattcattattatatacattgTCGATATcctaatatttttaataactatcgtaattattatatgaacaatTTTTACAAGAATAATTTAAGTTCTCCCTtcaaaaacaaaaataattatatgcatatattttttaaaatactTGAAggtgataaaaaaaaaaaagaacatcCCTTTTTCAAATACTTATTTCATATGAACATGTTCGAAAAAATTGgagacaaaaaaaatacagTGATAAGTAAAATTACTGAAACTTGCCAATATGGAgatataagaaaatatatgaatgtGAAAAAAGAATCATTGGAAGAAGGAGAAAAATACAAAAGTGGAGAGgaatgtaataataaacacGTTGAACATAACAATATGAAGGATGAGAAAATTCATTTTAAAGATGGcacatttataaaaagcaaagaagaagaaatagAAAATGAGAAAGGTGGTGGTGTTTGtttaaaaaaggaaataaaaaaaaatgttttggaaataaataataatacatataatgatacaaaatatttaagTAATCCAAAAGGAGTAACAAATAAAAgtattgaaaaaaaaaaagaaaataaaagtaaacaatcaaaaaaagaggtagaaaagaaaaaaaataataataaaataaaatctGAGCAATCTCCAAATGATACCAAAAATATCCCACCTATACCAAAAAATACAGAAGATAGATGgaatgattataataaaataaaagaatatgcAAAAATAAGTAATGTTTATTTAGGTGCTCATATATCTGCATCAGGTGGTGTACAGAATGCTCCtattaattcttttaatatatctgGTTTAGCATTTgcattatttttaaaaaatcaGCGTAAATGGGAAAGTGCAGCATTAACAAATGACAACATAAAACAGTTTGAAGAAAATTGTAAAAAGTATAATTTCgataaaaattttattttaccTCATGGATCTTATCTAATAAATTTAGCAAATCcagataaagaaaaaagagaTAAATCATACTTATCTTTTTTAGATGACATAAAAAGATGTGAacaattaaatattaaattatataattttcatcCAGGATCTACCGTTGGACAATGTACGGTTGAAGAaggtataaaaaatgtagCTGATTGTATTAATAAGGTTCATAAAGAAACTaataatgttattataGTTTTAGAAAATTCTGCAGGTCAAAAAAATTCGGTAGGTTCCAAATTTGAACATTTAAGAGATATTATTAATCTAGTACATGACAAAGAAAGAATAGGAGTATGTCTTGATACATGCCATACTTTCGCTGCAggttataatattaaaacCTTTGAAAATTTTGATAATGTCATGAAACAATTCGATGATATTGTTAAtgttaaatatttaaaagcTGTTCATTTAAATGATTCGAAATCAGATATAGGAAGTGGATTGGATAGACATGAAAATATTGGAAAAGGGAAATTAACTATGGatacatttaaatatattatgaaatccaaatattttaaaaatattccCATCATACTAGAAACACCAGATATAACAAATGATGaatctatatataaatatgaaattcaaaatttatataagtTATACTTTGAAAAGtga
- a CDS encoding DEAD/DEAH box ATP-dependent RNA helicase, putative — MLICARRKKPSLRFCKLFRRYYIRKFLKNKIKEDVIKKKRYKYKECENVDGTPLYNGEQINSYSDQSNNITFEELGVEDWLIKISKSVHILYPTKIQQLCLPLIIQGKNVIGSSETGSGKTICYCWSILQELNKNVYGIFSLILLPTRELVFQIIEQFLLYGSKIGVTILSCIGGFSLIEQRKSVMTKPHIIVGTPGRISDILESSIDIQNCFKRLRFLVLDEADLLLQKCFEDKLQNILNNLPKNYTNERKTLFFSSTITDSLQLLIDTFPYNNLILVNVNKKQKPPKNLDQRYIYVEEIAHITYLIYILKNKVNNLSGIIFTANSYKCELIYTVLNMLGIDNVDAMHSSKDQKNRFATLAKFKNGLCKILVATDIISRGIDIPKISFVINFDFPNDIVQYIHRVGRTARANRKGLAISFIDKKDVNSFNQVKNIMKDKLKPYTLNKKEVLENMFKIGRVIKKAEILLEEKKDIKRENQRLKHYIFHNE; from the coding sequence ATGTTAATATGTGCGAGGAGAAAGAAACCCTCGCTAAGGTTTTGCAAACTATTTAGACGTTACTACAtaagaaaatttttaaaaaataaaattaaagaggatgttataaaaaagaaaagatataaatataaagaatgTGAAAATGTAGATGGCACCCCCTTATATAATGGGGAACAGATAAATAGTTACAGTGACcaaagtaataatataacgTTTGAAGAATTAGGTGTTGAAGATTggttaataaaaattagTAAGAgtgttcatatattatatccaACTAAAATCCAACAATTATGTTTACCTTTAATTATACAAGGGAAAAATGTAATTGGTTCTTCTGAGACAGGTAGTGGGAAAACTATATGTTATTGTTGGAGTATATTAcaagaattaaataaaaatgtttatgGTATATTTTCGTTAATCTTATTACCTACAAGAGAATTAGTATTTCAGATCATTGAACAGTTTCTTTTATATGGTAGTAAAATAGGTGTCACGATTTTATCTTGTATTGGGGGGTTTTCATTAATCGAACAAAGAAAAAGTGTTATGACAAAACCACATATTATTGTTGGAACACCAGGGAGAATTAGCGATATATTAGAAAGTAGTATAGATATACAAAATTGTTTTAAAAGATTAAGGTTTTTAGTACTAGACGAAGCTGATTTGttattacaaaaatgtTTTGAAGATAAATTACAAAACATCCTAAATAATTTACCAAAGAATTATACTAACGAAAGGAAAACATTATTCTTTAGTTCCACTATCACCGATTCATTACAATTATTAATAGATACTTTtccatataataatttaattttagttaatgtaaataaaaaacaaaaaccTCCTAAAAACTTAGATcaaagatatatttatgttgAAGAAATTGCACACATTACCTATCTAATTTATatcttaaaaaataaagttaataatttatctggtattatatttacagCTAATAGTTATAAATGTGAACTTATTTATACtgttttaaatatgttaGGTATAGATAATGTGGATGCTATGCATTCCTCAAAAGATCAAAAAAACAGATTTGCCACATTAGCCAAATTTAAAAACGGATTATGTAAAATACTTGTTGCTACGGATATTATTAGTAGAGGTATAGATATTCCAAAAATTTCTTTTGTAATTAATTTTGATTTCCCAAATGATATTGTTCAATATATACACAGAGTTGGACGAACAGCCAGAGCTAACCGAAAGGGACTAGCCATTTCATTTATTGACAAAAAGGATGTCAATTCATTCAATCAAgtcaaaaatataatgaaagATAAATTAAAACCCTACACACTCAACAAAAAAGAAGTTCTTgaaaatatgtttaaaatTGGACGagttataaaaaaagcAGAAATTCTGCTAGAAGagaaaaaagatataaagAGAGAAAATCAAAGATTAAAgcattatatttttcacaACGAGtaa